Proteins from a genomic interval of Pseudomonas anuradhapurensis:
- the nagZ gene encoding beta-N-acetylhexosaminidase, protein MQGSLMVDIAGKWLTAEDRHLLRQPEVAGLIIFARNVDSPRQVRELCASIRAIRPDLILAVDQEGGRVQRLRQGFVRLPAMRALADNDNAEYLAEQCGWLMATEVLAVGLDLSFAPVLDLDYQRSAVVGSRAFEGDPLRATQLAGAFIRGMNAAGMAACGKHFPGHGWAEADSHVAIPTDERSLEQLRQADLVPFTRLSGQLAAVMPAHVIYPQVDNQPAGFSRRWLQDILRGELGFDGVIFSDDLSMAGAHVVGDAASRVEAALSAGCDMGLVCNDRAAAELALSAAQRMKVKPSPRIARMRGQGFARTDYRQQPRWLEALGALREAQLVD, encoded by the coding sequence CTGCAAGGCTCCTTGATGGTGGATATCGCCGGTAAATGGCTGACCGCCGAAGACCGTCACCTGCTACGCCAGCCTGAAGTGGCCGGCCTGATCATCTTTGCCCGTAACGTCGACAGCCCGCGCCAGGTGCGTGAGCTGTGCGCCTCCATTCGTGCCATACGCCCCGACCTGATCCTGGCGGTGGACCAGGAAGGCGGTCGCGTGCAGCGCTTGCGCCAGGGTTTCGTGCGCCTGCCAGCCATGCGCGCGCTGGCTGACAACGACAACGCCGAATACCTGGCCGAGCAGTGCGGCTGGCTGATGGCGACCGAGGTGTTGGCGGTTGGCCTGGACCTCAGCTTTGCCCCGGTGCTCGACCTGGACTACCAGCGCAGTGCGGTGGTCGGCAGCCGCGCCTTCGAGGGTGACCCGCTGCGTGCCACGCAACTGGCCGGGGCGTTCATCCGCGGCATGAACGCGGCGGGCATGGCGGCGTGTGGCAAACATTTCCCGGGCCATGGCTGGGCCGAAGCGGACTCGCATGTGGCCATTCCCACGGATGAGCGCAGCCTTGAACAACTGCGTCAGGCCGACCTGGTGCCGTTCACCCGCCTGAGCGGGCAATTGGCGGCAGTGATGCCGGCGCATGTCATCTACCCACAGGTCGACAACCAGCCGGCGGGCTTCTCGCGGCGCTGGTTGCAGGATATCCTGCGTGGCGAGTTGGGCTTTGACGGGGTGATCTTCAGTGACGACCTGTCGATGGCTGGCGCGCATGTGGTCGGGGATGCGGCTAGCCGGGTCGAAGCGGCGTTGAGCGCTGGCTGTGACATGGGCCTGGTGTGCAATGACCGGGCAGCGGCGGAGCTGGCGTTGAGTGCGGCGCAGCGAATGAAGGTCAAGCCCTCGCCACGGATTGCGCGGATGCGTGGGCAAGGGTTTGCGCGGACGGATTATCGCCAGCAGCCGCGGTGGCTGGAGGCGTTGGGGGCGTTGCGGGAGGCGCAGTTGGTCGATTGA
- a CDS encoding DEAD/DEAH box helicase, whose translation MSSGDAQQLLRAHPGWVKFIEAGALARGRNYAAQERTRILSQHGATVEAICKGSAGQTYQQTIQLLVNHGDLRVFGRCSCPVGLNCKHCVAALLQLQDGTDGLDAAAPPEQAALSLPPDLNLWVQALESPSQPAASREPARKGPAIYYRIHLDHEQWRLEPIKGTRQTDGTLKIGRITSMPEMIYYTPRYVTEDDARLLRLIDARSKTITPVVQLEGKQGAELYSYALATDRLLFEDDAAPLSPGPELHAEFRWVRLDNGSYRGAWYHDGHLQLQVLPIEPMYYVDRHSHQTGTLRHDLDPFIASQLARAPVVPEHLVVPLSHRLNALNRHVPTPTAVSTRQIEDLTPRGRLTLGSLEFSAYMPKTGRMQRQMQHRAALAFDYDGLHASGSDDKPLTRLVGDTSQRIRRQPQAEQALRKVLRDLGFKPATRQSKALPDSAGEMLQLPDDEAWLRFARAGLPRLREAGWDIDIQRDFAFNLQEVDDWYASIDEAPGHEWFDLELGIVVDGQRHSLLPIVLQLLRSNPELLRPSELARRSDDEHLLLDLNRGRLDTPALRVALPYGRIKAVMGTLGELYLHEDATGPSLRLDRADAARLNEIERLPLHWEGGEHVRDLGRRLRDARDLQVQPPAGLQASLRPYQQQGLNWLQALREMGTGGILGDDMGLGKTLQALAHLLLEKESGRLSAPALAIMPTSLIPNWLDEAQRFAPGLRVLALHGPGRSKHFANLHAYDVVLTTYALAPRDLEHLRAQRWHVLVLDEAQNIKSSTSKAALAVCELQAGQRLCLTGTPMENNLGELWSLFHFLMPGWLGDQKRFNQDYRTPIERHGDGERMAHLAKRIRPFLLRRTKEQVATELPAKTEMVHWVELSDAQRDTYEAVRVAMDKKVRDEIARNGAARSQIVILDALLKLRQVCCDLRLVKGVESKGNQADKGKLGALLEMLDELLSEGRRVLLFSQFTSMLALIEEELHKRKIRYSLLTGDTRDRRTPVQQFQQGDSEVFLISLKAGGVGLNLTAADTVIHFDPWWNPASENQATDRAYRIGQDKPVFVFKLITRGTVEEKIQLLQQEKAALAASLLDGGQAGQWRLGDEEIEALFAPLPGKRGR comes from the coding sequence GTGAGCAGCGGCGATGCGCAGCAACTGCTGAGGGCCCACCCCGGCTGGGTGAAGTTCATCGAGGCTGGCGCACTGGCACGAGGCCGCAATTATGCGGCCCAAGAGCGGACGCGCATCCTGTCGCAGCATGGCGCAACGGTCGAGGCAATCTGCAAGGGCTCGGCCGGCCAGACCTACCAGCAGACCATCCAGCTGCTCGTCAATCACGGTGACCTGCGCGTGTTCGGGCGCTGCTCCTGCCCCGTCGGGCTCAACTGCAAGCACTGCGTTGCAGCGCTGCTGCAACTGCAGGACGGAACAGACGGCCTTGACGCTGCAGCCCCGCCGGAGCAGGCCGCGCTTTCGCTGCCACCGGACCTCAACCTGTGGGTCCAGGCACTCGAGTCGCCGTCCCAACCCGCGGCCTCCCGCGAACCCGCACGCAAAGGCCCGGCAATCTATTACCGTATTCACCTGGATCATGAGCAATGGCGGCTCGAACCGATCAAAGGCACCCGGCAGACAGACGGCACACTGAAGATCGGTCGCATCACATCAATGCCCGAGATGATCTACTACACCCCCCGCTATGTCACGGAGGACGACGCCCGACTGTTGCGCCTGATCGATGCCCGCAGCAAGACGATTACGCCCGTGGTGCAACTGGAAGGCAAGCAGGGCGCGGAGCTCTACAGCTACGCCCTGGCCACTGATCGCCTGCTGTTCGAAGACGACGCTGCGCCACTGTCTCCCGGGCCGGAGCTGCATGCCGAGTTCCGCTGGGTCAGGCTGGACAATGGCAGCTACCGCGGCGCCTGGTATCACGATGGCCACTTGCAGCTGCAGGTACTGCCCATCGAGCCCATGTACTATGTGGACAGGCATTCGCATCAGACCGGCACACTGCGCCATGACCTCGACCCCTTCATTGCCAGCCAGCTCGCACGTGCACCTGTTGTTCCCGAACACCTGGTCGTTCCCTTGAGCCATCGATTGAACGCCTTGAACCGCCACGTCCCTACCCCCACAGCCGTTAGCACCCGGCAAATCGAAGACCTCACGCCAAGAGGGAGGCTGACCCTCGGCAGCCTCGAATTCAGTGCCTACATGCCCAAGACCGGCCGCATGCAACGGCAGATGCAACACCGCGCCGCGCTGGCATTCGACTACGACGGCCTGCACGCCAGCGGCAGCGACGACAAACCGCTGACCCGTCTGGTCGGCGACACCAGCCAGCGCATCCGCCGCCAGCCACAGGCCGAGCAGGCGCTGCGCAAGGTGCTGCGCGACCTCGGTTTCAAGCCCGCCACCCGGCAGAGCAAGGCATTGCCCGACAGCGCTGGCGAGATGCTCCAGCTTCCCGACGACGAAGCCTGGCTGCGTTTCGCCCGCGCAGGCCTGCCACGCTTGCGCGAGGCAGGCTGGGACATCGACATCCAGCGCGACTTCGCCTTCAACCTGCAGGAGGTTGACGACTGGTACGCCAGCATCGACGAGGCACCCGGCCATGAATGGTTCGACCTGGAACTGGGCATCGTGGTCGATGGCCAGCGCCACAGCCTGCTGCCGATCGTGCTGCAACTGCTACGCAGCAACCCGGAACTGCTGCGCCCCAGTGAACTGGCCCGGCGCAGCGATGACGAGCACCTGCTGCTCGACCTCAACCGCGGGCGCCTGGACACCCCGGCCTTGCGTGTCGCCCTGCCCTACGGGCGGATCAAGGCGGTCATGGGCACCCTTGGCGAGCTGTACCTGCACGAAGATGCCACCGGCCCATCGCTGCGCCTGGACCGCGCCGATGCCGCGCGCCTGAACGAGATCGAAAGGCTGCCACTGCATTGGGAAGGCGGCGAGCATGTGCGCGATCTCGGCCGCCGCCTGCGCGATGCCCGCGACCTGCAGGTGCAACCACCGGCCGGCCTGCAAGCCAGCCTGCGCCCTTACCAGCAACAGGGCTTGAACTGGCTGCAGGCGCTACGAGAAATGGGCACCGGCGGCATCCTGGGCGACGACATGGGCCTGGGCAAGACCTTGCAGGCCCTGGCGCACCTGCTGCTGGAAAAGGAGTCCGGTCGCCTGAGTGCACCGGCCTTGGCCATCATGCCCACCAGCCTGATACCGAACTGGCTCGACGAAGCGCAACGCTTCGCCCCCGGCCTGCGGGTATTGGCCCTGCACGGGCCAGGGCGCAGCAAGCATTTCGCCAACCTGCACGCCTATGACGTGGTGCTGACCACCTATGCCCTGGCCCCCCGCGACCTCGAACACCTGCGCGCCCAGCGCTGGCACGTACTGGTGCTGGACGAGGCGCAGAACATCAAGAGCAGCACCAGCAAAGCCGCCCTTGCCGTCTGCGAACTGCAGGCCGGGCAGCGCCTGTGTCTGACCGGCACGCCGATGGAGAACAACCTCGGCGAGCTGTGGTCGCTCTTCCACTTCCTCATGCCTGGCTGGCTGGGCGACCAGAAGCGCTTCAACCAGGACTACCGCACCCCGATCGAGCGCCACGGCGACGGCGAGCGCATGGCCCACCTGGCCAAGCGCATCCGCCCGTTCCTGCTGCGCCGCACCAAGGAGCAGGTGGCCACCGAGCTGCCGGCCAAGACCGAGATGGTGCACTGGGTCGAGCTCAGCGATGCCCAGCGTGACACCTACGAGGCCGTGCGGGTGGCCATGGACAAGAAGGTCCGCGACGAAATCGCCCGCAATGGTGCCGCACGCAGCCAGATCGTCATCCTCGACGCCCTGCTCAAGCTGCGCCAGGTATGTTGCGACCTGCGCCTGGTCAAAGGCGTGGAAAGCAAAGGCAACCAGGCGGACAAGGGCAAGCTGGGCGCGCTGCTGGAAATGCTCGACGAGCTGCTCAGCGAAGGGCGCCGGGTACTGCTGTTTTCGCAGTTCACCTCGATGCTGGCGCTGATCGAGGAGGAACTGCACAAGCGCAAGATCCGCTACAGCCTGCTGACCGGAGATACCCGTGACCGGCGCACGCCGGTACAGCAATTCCAGCAGGGTGACAGCGAAGTGTTCCTGATCAGCCTCAAGGCGGGGGGCGTGGGTTTGAACCTGACGGCCGCAGACACGGTGATCCACTTCGACCCCTGGTGGAACCCGGCCAGCGAGAATCAGGCCACCGACCGCGCCTACCGCATTGGCCAGGACAAGCCAGTGTTCGTGTTCAAGCTGATCACCCGGGGCACGGTGGAAGAGAAGATCCAGCTGTTGCAGCAGGAGAAGGCGGCGCTGGCAGCGAGCCTGCTCGATGGCGGGCAGGCCGGGCAATGGCGGCTGGGGGATGAAGAGATCGAGGCACTGTTTGCGCCGCTGCCCGGGAAGCGCGGGCGCTAG
- a CDS encoding L,D-transpeptidase, whose translation MSDLDLLHISLADQCLYGFSRGQLCLRLPVSTARNGAGERNGSGCTPCGLHQVRAKIGAGLPLNAVLAGRRWTGEVWSPALQAQYPGRDWILTRILWLSGCEPGVNRLGAVDTFRRYIYLHGTPDTEPMGVALSHGCIRLRNTDLLSLFERVPAHCLVRIEQAACPQWASLSLQ comes from the coding sequence ATGTCCGATCTCGATCTGCTGCACATTTCCCTTGCCGACCAGTGCCTGTACGGTTTCAGCCGTGGCCAGCTATGCCTGCGCCTGCCGGTTTCCACCGCGCGCAACGGTGCCGGCGAGCGCAACGGCTCGGGCTGCACGCCTTGCGGCTTGCACCAGGTGCGGGCAAAGATCGGCGCAGGCCTGCCGTTGAATGCGGTACTGGCCGGGCGGCGCTGGACCGGCGAGGTGTGGTCGCCGGCGTTGCAGGCGCAGTACCCCGGGCGGGACTGGATCCTTACCCGCATCCTCTGGCTCAGCGGTTGCGAGCCCGGGGTCAATCGCCTTGGCGCGGTCGATACCTTCCGCCGCTATATCTACCTGCACGGCACCCCGGATACGGAACCCATGGGCGTAGCGCTGTCCCATGGCTGCATACGCCTGCGCAACACCGATTTGCTCAGCCTGTTCGAGCGGGTGCCGGCGCATTGCCTGGTGCGCATCGAGCAGGCCGCTTGCCCCCAGTGGGCTTCTCTCAGTCTCCAATGA
- a CDS encoding TetR/AcrR family transcriptional regulator, whose amino-acid sequence MAQSETVERILDAAEQLFAERGFAETSLRLITSKAGVNLAAVNYHFGSKKALIQAVFSRFLGPFCASLERELERRQAKPEHKPSLEELLEMLVEQALAVQPRSNNDLSIFMRLLGLAFSQSQGHLRRYLEDMYGKVFRRYMLLVNEAAPRIPPLELFWRVHFMLGAAAFSMSGIKALRAIAETDFGINTSIEQVMRLMVPFLAAGMRADSGVTDEAMATAQLRPRSKSATITAKA is encoded by the coding sequence ATGGCCCAATCGGAAACCGTTGAACGCATTCTCGATGCTGCCGAGCAGCTGTTCGCGGAAAGGGGGTTCGCCGAAACCTCGTTGCGGCTGATTACCAGCAAGGCCGGGGTCAACCTGGCGGCGGTCAACTATCACTTCGGTTCCAAGAAGGCCCTGATCCAGGCAGTGTTCTCGCGCTTCCTCGGGCCATTCTGCGCCAGCCTCGAGCGCGAGCTGGAGCGGCGCCAGGCAAAGCCGGAGCACAAGCCCAGCCTCGAAGAGCTGCTGGAAATGCTGGTGGAACAGGCCCTGGCCGTGCAGCCACGCAGCAACAACGACCTGTCGATCTTCATGCGCCTGCTGGGCCTGGCCTTCAGCCAGAGCCAGGGCCACCTGCGGCGGTACCTGGAAGACATGTACGGGAAGGTGTTCCGCCGCTACATGCTGCTGGTCAACGAGGCCGCGCCGCGTATCCCACCGCTTGAGCTGTTCTGGCGGGTGCACTTCATGCTTGGTGCCGCAGCCTTCAGCATGTCCGGTATCAAGGCCCTGCGCGCGATCGCCGAAACCGACTTCGGCATCAACACCTCGATCGAGCAGGTAATGCGCCTGATGGTGCCTTTCCTGGCGGCCGGCATGCGTGCCGATAGTGGCGTTACCGACGAGGCCATGGCCACCGCCCAGTTACGCCCGCGCAGCAAGTCCGCTACCATCACCGCCAAAGCCTGA
- the mfd gene encoding transcription-repair coupling factor has translation MSVLRLPQMSATAGKQTWGNLPGAALSLAIAEAASSAGRFTLLLTADSQAADRLEQELRFFAPDLPVLPFPDWETLPYDLFSPHQDIISQRIASLYRLPELSHGILVVPVTTALHRLAPTRFLLGSSLVLDVGQTIDVEQMRTRLEASGYRCVDTVYEHGEFAVRGALIDLFPMGSKLPYRIDLFDDEIETLRTFDPETQRSIDKVDSVRLLPAREFPMQKEEVTRFKARFRERFDVDFRRSAIFQDLASGIIPAGIEYYLPLFFEETSTLFDYLPADTQVFSLPGVEQAAEHFWNDVRGRYEERRGDLSRPLLPPAELFLPVEDCFARLKQWPRVVVSSEDLDSGVGRERFPARALPNLAIEAKANQPLAELASFLDQFPGRVLFTAESAGRREVLLELLERLKLRPQSVDGWADFITGAERLAITIAPLDDGLLLDDPAIALIAESPLFGQRVMQRRRRDKRGETANDAVIKNLTELREGAPVVHIDHGVGRYLGLATLEIEGQAAEFLTLEYAEGAKLYVPVANLHLIARYTGSDDALAPLHRLGSEAWQKAKRKAAEQVRDVAAELLDIYARRAARKGYAFADPAADYATFSAGFPFEETPDQQAAIEAVRADMLAPKPMDRLVCGDVGFGKTEVAMRAAFIAVHSGRQVAVLVPTTLLAQQHYNSFRDRFADWPVTVEVMSRFKSAKEVAAAAADLAEGKIDILIGTHKLLQDDVRFKDLGLAIIDEEHRFGVRQKEQLKALRSEVDILTLTATPIPRTLNMAVAGMRDLSIIATPPARRLSVRTFVMEQNKSTVKEALLRELLRGGQVYYLHNDVKTIEKCAADLAELVPEARIGIGHGQMRERELEQVMSDFYHKRFNVLVASTIIETGIDVPSANTIVIERADKFGLAQLHQLRGRVGRSHHQAYAYLLTPTRQKVSADAEKRLEAIANTQDLGAGFVLATNDLEIRGAGELLGEGQSGQIQAVGFTLYMEMLERAVKAIRKGTQPNLEQPLGGGPEINLRLPALIPEDYLPDVHARLILYKRIASAADEEGLKDLQVEMIDRFGLLPEPTKNLMRLTSLKLQAEKLGIKKVDAGPNGGKIEFEAETPVDPLTLIKLIQGQPKRYKFEGATQFRFLVPMERPDERFNTLEALFERLTPQPA, from the coding sequence GTGTCAGTTCTGCGCCTACCGCAAATGTCGGCCACGGCCGGCAAACAAACCTGGGGTAATCTGCCCGGAGCCGCCCTCAGCCTGGCCATCGCCGAGGCCGCCAGCAGCGCGGGCCGCTTCACCCTGCTGCTGACTGCCGACAGCCAGGCAGCCGATCGTCTGGAACAGGAACTCCGCTTCTTTGCCCCGGACCTGCCGGTGCTGCCGTTCCCCGATTGGGAAACCCTGCCCTACGACCTGTTCTCACCGCACCAGGACATCATCTCCCAGCGCATCGCCAGCCTGTACCGCTTGCCGGAGCTGAGCCATGGCATCCTCGTGGTGCCGGTCACCACCGCCCTGCACCGCCTGGCACCAACCCGCTTCCTGCTGGGCAGCAGCCTGGTGCTGGACGTCGGCCAGACCATCGACGTCGAACAGATGCGCACGCGCCTGGAAGCCAGCGGCTATCGCTGTGTCGATACCGTCTACGAGCATGGCGAGTTCGCCGTGCGCGGGGCGCTGATCGACCTGTTCCCGATGGGCAGCAAGCTGCCCTACCGCATCGACCTGTTCGATGACGAGATCGAAACCCTGCGCACCTTCGACCCCGAGACCCAGCGCTCGATCGACAAGGTCGACTCGGTACGCCTGCTGCCGGCGCGCGAGTTCCCGATGCAGAAAGAGGAAGTGACCCGCTTCAAGGCGCGCTTTCGCGAACGCTTCGATGTCGACTTCCGCCGCAGCGCGATTTTCCAGGACCTGGCCAGCGGCATCATCCCTGCCGGTATCGAGTACTACCTGCCGCTGTTCTTCGAAGAGACGTCGACCCTGTTCGACTACCTGCCGGCCGACACCCAGGTGTTCTCGCTGCCCGGCGTGGAACAGGCCGCCGAGCATTTCTGGAACGACGTACGCGGGCGTTATGAAGAGCGCCGTGGCGACCTGAGCCGGCCCTTGCTGCCGCCCGCCGAGCTGTTCCTGCCGGTGGAAGACTGCTTTGCCCGGCTCAAGCAATGGCCACGGGTGGTGGTCAGTAGCGAGGACCTCGACTCCGGGGTTGGCCGCGAGCGTTTCCCGGCGCGCGCGCTGCCCAACCTGGCGATCGAGGCCAAGGCCAACCAGCCGCTGGCCGAGCTGGCCAGCTTCCTCGACCAGTTCCCCGGGCGCGTGCTGTTCACCGCCGAATCGGCAGGCCGCCGCGAAGTGCTGCTGGAGCTGCTCGAGCGGCTGAAGCTGCGACCACAGAGCGTCGATGGCTGGGCCGACTTCATCACCGGCGCCGAGCGCCTGGCGATAACCATTGCCCCACTAGACGACGGCCTGCTGCTGGACGACCCGGCCATCGCCCTCATCGCCGAAAGCCCGCTGTTCGGCCAACGCGTCATGCAGCGCCGCCGCCGCGACAAGCGCGGCGAAACCGCCAACGACGCGGTAATCAAGAACCTCACCGAGCTGCGCGAAGGCGCACCGGTGGTGCACATCGACCATGGTGTAGGCCGCTACCTGGGCCTGGCAACCCTGGAAATCGAAGGCCAGGCCGCCGAGTTCCTGACTCTGGAATACGCCGAGGGCGCCAAGCTGTACGTGCCCGTGGCCAACCTGCACCTGATCGCCCGCTACACCGGCAGCGACGATGCCCTGGCGCCGCTGCACCGGCTGGGCTCGGAGGCTTGGCAGAAGGCCAAGCGCAAGGCCGCCGAACAGGTACGCGATGTCGCCGCCGAACTGCTCGACATCTATGCCCGCCGCGCCGCACGCAAGGGCTATGCGTTCGCCGACCCGGCCGCCGACTACGCCACCTTCAGCGCCGGCTTCCCGTTCGAGGAAACCCCGGACCAGCAGGCCGCCATCGAAGCCGTGCGCGCCGACATGCTCGCGCCCAAGCCGATGGACCGGCTGGTGTGCGGCGACGTCGGCTTCGGCAAGACCGAAGTGGCCATGCGCGCGGCATTCATTGCCGTACACAGTGGCCGCCAGGTGGCCGTGCTGGTGCCCACCACCCTGCTCGCCCAGCAGCACTACAACAGCTTCCGCGACCGCTTCGCCGACTGGCCGGTGACCGTGGAGGTGATGAGCCGCTTCAAGTCGGCCAAGGAAGTGGCCGCCGCCGCCGCCGACCTGGCCGAAGGCAAGATCGACATCCTCATCGGCACCCACAAGCTGCTGCAGGACGACGTGCGCTTCAAGGACCTGGGCCTGGCCATCATCGACGAAGAGCACCGCTTCGGTGTGCGCCAGAAGGAACAGCTCAAGGCCCTGCGCAGCGAGGTGGACATCCTCACCCTCACCGCCACGCCGATTCCGCGCACGCTGAACATGGCCGTGGCAGGCATGCGCGACCTGTCCATCATCGCCACGCCACCGGCGCGCCGCCTGTCGGTTCGCACTTTCGTCATGGAGCAGAACAAGAGCACCGTGAAGGAAGCGCTGCTGCGTGAACTGTTGCGCGGCGGCCAGGTGTACTACCTGCACAACGATGTGAAAACCATCGAGAAATGCGCCGCCGACCTTGCCGAACTGGTCCCCGAGGCGCGCATCGGCATCGGCCATGGGCAGATGCGCGAGCGCGAGCTGGAACAGGTGATGAGCGACTTCTACCACAAGCGCTTCAACGTGCTGGTGGCCTCGACCATCATCGAAACCGGCATCGACGTGCCCAGCGCCAACACCATCGTCATCGAGCGTGCCGACAAGTTTGGCCTGGCCCAGCTGCACCAGTTGCGCGGCCGGGTTGGCCGTAGCCACCACCAGGCCTACGCCTACCTGCTGACGCCGACCCGGCAGAAGGTCAGCGCCGATGCCGAGAAACGCCTGGAGGCGATCGCCAACACCCAGGACCTTGGTGCCGGCTTCGTGCTGGCCACCAACGACCTGGAAATCCGCGGTGCCGGCGAATTGCTGGGCGAAGGCCAGAGCGGGCAGATCCAGGCAGTGGGCTTCACCCTGTACATGGAAATGCTCGAACGCGCAGTCAAGGCGATTCGCAAGGGCACCCAGCCCAACCTGGAGCAACCGCTGGGCGGCGGCCCGGAGATCAACCTGCGCCTGCCGGCCCTGATCCCCGAGGACTACCTGCCCGATGTGCACGCACGGCTGATCCTGTACAAGCGCATCGCCTCGGCCGCCGACGAAGAAGGCCTCAAGGACCTGCAGGTGGAGATGATCGACCGCTTCGGCCTGCTGCCCGAGCCGACCAAGAACCTGATGCGCCTGACCTCGCTCAAGCTGCAGGCGGAAAAGCTCGGCATCAAGAAAGTCGATGCCGGCCCCAATGGCGGCAAAATCGAGTTCGAGGCCGAAACCCCGGTCGACCCGCTGACCCTGATCAAGCTGATCCAGGGCCAGCCCAAACGCTACAAGTTCGAAGGCGCCACCCAGTTCCGCTTCCTGGTACCGATGGAACGCCCCGACGAACGCTTCAATACCTTGGAGGCGCTGTTCGAGCGCCTGACCCCACAGCCTGCTTAA
- a CDS encoding CsiV family protein, translated as MRAIRCLTLLLALFAPAAFAEGLYQVEMILVRQNSVPAFTSPFAPENWSAGAPRLEKDAERRPALEDEATRLEATADYTVLMHKAWQQRVGSEPSRIALGEGAEQFGHFPIEGNLSITEGRFIAVEANFWVNQLDGNGSVLQSEQFKQSNSNVKGGQLTFLDGGHLALLLKVTPPGTPKMPVMDPEMMEQ; from the coding sequence ATGCGTGCCATCCGTTGCCTGACCCTGCTGCTGGCGCTGTTCGCCCCGGCCGCCTTCGCCGAAGGCCTGTATCAGGTGGAAATGATCCTGGTGCGGCAGAACAGCGTGCCCGCCTTTACCAGCCCGTTTGCCCCGGAAAACTGGAGCGCCGGCGCCCCGCGCCTGGAAAAGGACGCCGAGCGCCGCCCGGCGCTGGAAGACGAAGCCACCCGCCTGGAAGCCACTGCCGACTACACCGTGCTGATGCACAAGGCCTGGCAGCAGCGGGTTGGCAGCGAACCCAGCCGCATCGCCCTGGGCGAAGGCGCCGAGCAGTTCGGCCACTTCCCCATCGAAGGCAACCTGAGCATCACCGAGGGCCGCTTCATCGCGGTCGAGGCCAACTTCTGGGTCAACCAGCTGGACGGCAACGGCAGTGTGCTGCAAAGCGAGCAGTTCAAGCAGAGCAACAGCAACGTCAAGGGTGGGCAGCTGACCTTCCTTGACGGCGGGCACCTGGCGCTGCTGCTGAAAGTGACGCCACCGGGCACGCCGAAGATGCCGGTGATGGACCCGGAGATGATGGAGCAGTGA